Proteins encoded together in one Streptomyces sp. NA04227 window:
- the pknB gene encoding Stk1 family PASTA domain-containing Ser/Thr kinase, giving the protein MDTTLQDPLVGQLLDGRYRVDARIATGGMATVYRAVDTRLDRVLALKVMHTSLAGDAVFVERFMREAKSVARLSHPNVVAVYDQGADGAYVYLAMEYVAGCTLRDVLRDRGALSPRAALDILEPVLAALGAAHRAGFVHRDMKPENVLIGDDGRVKVADFGLVRAVNTVTSSTDTILGTVSYLAPEQIDSGTAEPRVDVYACGVLLYEMLTGAKPHDGDTPAQVLFRHLNEDMPLPSAVVPGLAPGLDPLVSTAAARDPEARPQDARELLAQVREARAALTAAQLDAVPPQAHGAEHDNAEDRTSVIPRIAPRPGPSAQTAAAEDELNRTSRLLLPPQPPVESAPAASVEPPDPRRRRLILVLVAAVVCALGLGVGVWYINSGQFTKVPPLLTKTEAQARDRIEAAGLEVGDIKRTYSDTDKRGTVMASSPEAGAKIRDNDEVDLTVSLGPENVKVPALEGVPLAKAKERLKQAGLKPGMVTKEFDDELAVGSVVSAEPGEGTKRRAGSAVALVVSRGPAIEVPDVTGESATDATSELQDLGLKVEISSTRVNSAFDAGQVADQNPATDAEVGEGDTITLILSKGPVMVEVPDVEGMKVDAAEQKLSDLGFQVHVDRGIFGIFDDEVSGQSVEAGEKAPKGSEITIKVE; this is encoded by the coding sequence GTGGACACGACCCTTCAGGATCCCCTCGTCGGGCAGCTGCTCGACGGCCGCTACCGCGTGGACGCGCGTATCGCGACGGGCGGGATGGCCACGGTCTACCGGGCCGTGGACACCCGCCTCGACCGGGTGCTCGCGCTCAAGGTGATGCACACCTCGCTCGCCGGGGACGCCGTCTTCGTGGAGCGCTTCATGCGCGAGGCCAAGTCGGTGGCCAGGCTCTCGCACCCCAATGTGGTCGCGGTGTACGACCAGGGGGCGGACGGCGCGTATGTGTACCTCGCCATGGAGTACGTGGCCGGGTGCACCCTGCGTGACGTCCTGCGGGATCGCGGGGCGCTCTCGCCGCGGGCCGCGCTCGACATCCTGGAGCCGGTGCTCGCCGCGCTCGGCGCCGCGCACCGCGCCGGGTTCGTGCACCGGGACATGAAGCCGGAGAACGTCCTGATCGGGGACGACGGCCGGGTCAAGGTCGCCGACTTCGGCCTGGTCCGCGCCGTGAACACGGTCACCAGCTCCACCGACACGATCCTCGGCACGGTCTCGTACCTGGCGCCCGAGCAGATCGACAGCGGTACGGCCGAGCCGCGCGTGGACGTCTACGCCTGCGGTGTGCTCCTGTACGAGATGCTCACCGGCGCCAAGCCGCACGACGGCGACACCCCGGCGCAGGTCCTGTTCCGGCACCTCAACGAGGACATGCCGCTGCCGTCGGCCGTCGTGCCCGGCCTCGCACCGGGGCTCGACCCGCTGGTCTCGACGGCGGCCGCCCGCGATCCGGAGGCACGCCCGCAGGACGCGCGCGAACTCCTCGCCCAGGTGCGCGAGGCGCGCGCCGCGCTCACCGCGGCGCAGCTCGACGCCGTACCCCCGCAGGCGCACGGCGCGGAACACGACAACGCCGAGGACCGCACCAGCGTGATCCCGCGTATCGCCCCGCGCCCCGGACCTTCCGCGCAGACCGCCGCGGCCGAGGACGAGCTGAACCGGACGAGCAGGCTGCTCCTGCCGCCGCAGCCGCCGGTCGAGTCGGCCCCGGCCGCCTCGGTGGAACCGCCCGACCCCCGGCGGCGCCGTCTGATCCTTGTCCTGGTCGCCGCCGTCGTCTGTGCCCTGGGCCTGGGCGTCGGGGTCTGGTACATCAACTCGGGCCAGTTCACCAAGGTCCCGCCGTTGCTGACGAAGACCGAGGCCCAGGCCCGGGACCGGATCGAGGCGGCCGGTCTGGAAGTCGGTGACATCAAGCGCACGTACAGCGACACCGACAAGCGCGGCACCGTGATGGCCAGTTCGCCCGAGGCCGGTGCCAAGATCCGCGACAACGACGAGGTGGACCTGACCGTCTCGCTGGGCCCCGAGAACGTGAAGGTGCCCGCGCTGGAAGGCGTCCCGCTGGCCAAGGCCAAGGAGCGGCTGAAGCAGGCGGGCCTCAAACCAGGCATGGTGACAAAGGAGTTCGACGACGAGCTCGCCGTGGGCTCCGTCGTCTCGGCGGAGCCCGGCGAGGGCACCAAGCGCCGCGCCGGGTCCGCGGTGGCCCTCGTGGTGAGCCGTGGCCCCGCGATCGAGGTGCCCGACGTCACCGGCGAGTCCGCCACGGACGCCACCAGCGAACTGCAGGACCTGGGCCTGAAGGTCGAGATCTCCAGTACGCGCGTCAACTCCGCCTTCGACGCGGGACAGGTCGCCGACCAGAACCCCGCCACGGACGCCGAAGTGGGCGAGGGCGACACCATCACGCTGATCCTGTCCAAGGGGCCGGTGATGGTGGAGGTGCCCGACGTCGAGGGCATGAAGGTCGACGCCGCCGAGCAGAAGCTGTCCGACCTCGGCTTCCAGGTGCACGTCGACCGCGGGATCTTCGGGATCTTCGACGACGAGGTGAGCGGACAGTCCGTGGAGGCGGGCGAGAAGGCACCCAAGGGCAGCGAGATCACGATCAAGGTGGAGTAG
- a CDS encoding class II 3-deoxy-7-phosphoheptulonate synthase produces MTVNAKPTAAGGNTWRDLPAAQQPEYPDAEALRDVIADLESYPPLVFAGECDQLRARLGAVAKGEAFLLQGGDCAEAFNAVSADHIRNKLKTLLQMGAVLTYAASVPVVKVGRIAGQYSKPRSKPTETRDGVTLPTYRGDSVNGFDFTEESRIPDPERLKRMYHASASTLNLVRAFTTGGYADLRQVHAWNQDFVKSSPSGQRYEQVAREIDQALSFMRACGAEPEEFRTVEFFASHEALLLDYESALTRTDSRTGHLYDVSGHMVWIGERTRQHDHAHIEFASQIRNPIGIKLGPTTTAEDALQYIERLDPDREPGRLTFIVRMGADKVRDRLPELVEKVTASGAVVAWVTDPMHGNTFEAASGHKTRRFDDVLDEVKGFFEVHKELGTHPGGIHVELTGDDVTECVGGGDEIFVDDLHQRYETACDPRLNRSQSLDLAFLVAEMYRDQ; encoded by the coding sequence GTGACCGTGAACGCTAAGCCCACCGCTGCCGGTGGCAACACCTGGCGAGACCTGCCCGCGGCGCAGCAGCCCGAGTACCCCGATGCCGAGGCTCTGCGCGATGTGATCGCGGACCTCGAGTCGTATCCGCCACTCGTCTTCGCGGGCGAGTGCGACCAGCTGCGCGCCCGCCTGGGAGCCGTCGCCAAGGGCGAGGCGTTCCTGCTTCAGGGCGGCGACTGTGCCGAGGCGTTCAACGCCGTCTCGGCCGACCACATCCGCAACAAGCTCAAGACCCTGCTCCAGATGGGCGCGGTCCTCACCTACGCGGCATCCGTGCCGGTCGTGAAGGTCGGCCGGATCGCCGGGCAGTACTCCAAGCCCCGCTCCAAGCCCACCGAGACCCGCGACGGCGTCACCCTGCCGACCTACCGGGGCGACTCGGTCAACGGCTTCGACTTCACCGAGGAGTCCCGGATCCCCGATCCGGAGCGCCTCAAGCGGATGTACCACGCCTCGGCCTCCACGCTGAACCTGGTGCGCGCCTTCACCACCGGCGGCTACGCCGACCTGCGCCAGGTGCACGCCTGGAACCAGGACTTCGTGAAGTCCTCCCCCTCCGGTCAGCGCTACGAGCAGGTGGCCCGGGAGATCGACCAGGCGCTGAGCTTCATGCGCGCCTGCGGCGCCGAGCCCGAGGAGTTCCGCACCGTCGAGTTCTTCGCCTCCCACGAGGCGCTGCTCCTCGACTACGAGTCCGCCCTCACCCGCACCGACTCGCGCACCGGGCACCTCTACGACGTCTCGGGCCACATGGTCTGGATCGGCGAGCGCACCCGCCAGCACGACCACGCCCACATCGAGTTCGCCTCGCAGATCCGCAACCCGATCGGCATCAAGCTCGGCCCGACCACCACGGCCGAGGACGCGCTGCAGTACATCGAGCGCCTCGACCCGGACCGCGAGCCGGGCCGGCTGACCTTCATCGTGCGGATGGGCGCGGACAAGGTCCGCGACCGCCTGCCCGAGCTGGTCGAGAAGGTCACCGCCTCCGGCGCGGTCGTCGCCTGGGTCACCGACCCGATGCACGGCAACACCTTCGAGGCGGCCTCCGGCCACAAGACCCGCCGCTTCGACGACGTGCTCGACGAGGTCAAGGGCTTCTTCGAGGTCCACAAGGAACTGGGCACCCACCCGGGCGGCATCCACGTCGAGCTCACCGGTGACGACGTCACCGAGTGCGTGGGCGGCGGCGACGAGATCTTCGTCGACGACCTGCACCAGCGCTACGAGACGGCCTGCGACCCGCGGCTCAACCGCAGCCAGTCCCTCGACCTGGCCTTCCTGGTCGCGGAGATGTACCGGGACCAGTGA
- a CDS encoding TetR/AcrR family transcriptional regulator, whose protein sequence is MDMAQRASSTAKKPRLTAENWADAALAAMREGGLAAVAVEPLAARLGTTKGSFYWHFTGRDALIEAALRRWAQTETEATIAALEAEPDPERRLRALFVDAVESATADTLEVSLLATADDPRVASVLKEVTRRRIAYVSEQFAALGFDSVEAHRRGLQAYSVYLGHTQLGHAVPEALPSGPDLAAYLDSVIDPLVRRD, encoded by the coding sequence ATGGACATGGCGCAACGAGCTTCGAGCACAGCGAAAAAGCCCCGGCTGACCGCCGAGAACTGGGCCGACGCGGCACTGGCCGCCATGCGCGAGGGCGGGCTCGCCGCGGTCGCCGTGGAGCCGCTGGCCGCCCGTCTCGGCACCACGAAGGGGAGCTTCTACTGGCACTTCACGGGGCGGGACGCGCTGATCGAGGCGGCGCTGCGGCGCTGGGCGCAGACGGAGACCGAGGCGACGATCGCCGCGCTCGAGGCGGAACCGGATCCGGAGCGGCGGCTGCGCGCCCTGTTCGTGGACGCCGTCGAATCGGCCACCGCCGACACCCTGGAGGTCTCGCTGCTCGCCACGGCCGACGACCCCCGGGTCGCCTCGGTCCTCAAGGAGGTCACCCGGCGCCGGATCGCGTACGTCTCCGAGCAGTTCGCCGCGCTCGGCTTCGACTCGGTGGAAGCGCACCGCCGCGGCTTGCAGGCCTACAGCGTCTACCTCGGCCACACCCAGCTCGGCCACGCCGTCCCCGAGGCACTGCCCTCCGGGCCCGATCTCGCCGCCTACCTGGACTCGGTCATCGACCCGCTGGTGCGCAGGGACTGA
- the bfr gene encoding bacterioferritin, with protein MQGDPEVIEFLNEQLTAELTAINQYFLHAKMQENFGWTKLAKYTRSESIDEMKHAERLTDRILFLEGLPNYQRLFHVRVGQTVTEMFQADRQIEAEAIDRLKRGIEVMRTKGDITSANIFEDILADEEHHIDYLDTQLDLVDKLGEALYIAQIIEQPES; from the coding sequence ATGCAGGGCGATCCCGAGGTCATCGAGTTCCTCAACGAGCAGCTGACGGCCGAGCTGACGGCCATCAACCAGTACTTCCTGCACGCGAAGATGCAGGAGAACTTCGGCTGGACCAAGCTCGCCAAGTACACGCGGTCCGAGTCGATCGACGAGATGAAGCACGCGGAGCGGCTGACCGACCGCATTCTCTTCCTCGAGGGCCTGCCCAACTACCAGCGGCTGTTCCATGTCCGGGTGGGGCAGACGGTCACCGAGATGTTCCAGGCGGACCGCCAGATCGAGGCCGAGGCGATCGACCGGCTGAAGCGCGGTATCGAGGTCATGCGCACCAAGGGCGACATCACCTCGGCGAACATCTTCGAGGACATCCTCGCGGACGAGGAGCACCACATCGACTACCTGGACACCCAGCTGGATCTGGTCGACAAGCTCGGTGAGGCGCTCTACATCGCCCAGATCATCGAGCAGCCCGAGAGCTGA
- a CDS encoding bacterioferritin-associated ferredoxin produces the protein MGRVFVCNCFGVTEAQVKQHAQDGACTPRQIASACKAGTDCGSCVRRIQALLGREACPRRELMDQGDSAAALAAEPALAEALDEAA, from the coding sequence GTGGGCCGCGTGTTTGTGTGCAATTGCTTCGGTGTGACGGAAGCGCAGGTCAAGCAGCACGCACAGGACGGCGCCTGCACGCCTCGGCAGATCGCCTCCGCCTGCAAGGCGGGTACGGACTGCGGCTCCTGCGTACGGCGTATACAGGCACTGCTCGGCCGTGAGGCCTGCCCGCGTCGTGAGCTGATGGACCAGGGCGACTCGGCTGCGGCGCTCGCCGCCGAACCCGCTCTCGCCGAAGCGCTGGACGAGGCCGCCTGA
- a CDS encoding 6-phosphofructokinase: MPATRIGVLTGGGDCPGLNAVIRAVVRKGVQDYGMEFTGFRDGWRGTLDGRTVRLDIPAVRGILPRGGTILGSSRTNPFAEKDGIRRIRETLAKAEVGPLIAIGGEDTLGVAARLTDEHGIRCVGVPKTIDNDLSATDYTFGFDTAVQIATEAIDRLHTTAESHMRVLVVEVMGRHTGWIALHAGLAGGANVILIPEQRFDMAQVCAWVTSRFEASYAPIVVVSEGAVPKDGELVLKDTSRDSFGHVRLSGVGEWLAHEIERRTGHEARTTVLGHVQRGGTPSAYDRWLATRFGLHAVDAVREGDFGKMVALHGTRIVRVPIAEATATLKTVDPALYEEAGVFFG; encoded by the coding sequence ATGCCCGCGACACGCATCGGAGTGCTCACCGGGGGCGGCGACTGCCCCGGCCTCAACGCCGTCATCCGGGCCGTCGTCCGCAAGGGCGTCCAGGACTACGGCATGGAGTTCACGGGGTTCCGCGACGGCTGGCGCGGCACCCTCGACGGCCGCACCGTCCGCCTGGACATCCCCGCGGTACGGGGCATCCTGCCGCGCGGCGGCACCATCCTCGGCTCCTCGCGCACCAATCCGTTCGCCGAGAAGGACGGCATCCGCCGGATCAGGGAGACCCTCGCCAAGGCCGAGGTGGGCCCGCTGATCGCGATCGGCGGCGAGGACACCCTCGGCGTCGCCGCCCGGCTGACCGACGAGCACGGCATCCGGTGCGTCGGCGTACCCAAGACCATCGACAACGACCTGTCGGCCACCGACTACACCTTCGGCTTCGACACGGCCGTACAGATCGCCACCGAGGCCATCGACCGGCTGCACACCACCGCCGAGTCCCACATGCGGGTCCTGGTGGTCGAGGTGATGGGCCGGCACACCGGCTGGATCGCGCTGCACGCGGGCCTCGCGGGCGGGGCCAACGTCATCCTGATCCCCGAGCAGCGCTTCGACATGGCGCAGGTCTGCGCCTGGGTCACCTCCCGTTTCGAGGCCTCGTACGCCCCGATCGTGGTCGTCTCCGAGGGCGCCGTACCCAAGGACGGCGAACTCGTCCTCAAGGACACCTCGCGCGACTCCTTCGGGCATGTACGCCTGTCCGGCGTGGGCGAGTGGCTGGCGCACGAGATCGAGCGGCGCACCGGGCACGAGGCACGCACCACGGTGCTCGGCCACGTACAGCGCGGCGGCACCCCGAGCGCGTACGACCGCTGGCTGGCCACGCGCTTCGGGCTGCACGCCGTGGACGCGGTGCGCGAGGGCGACTTCGGCAAGATGGTCGCCCTGCACGGCACCCGCATCGTCCGCGTCCCGATCGCCGAGGCGACCGCCACGCTGAAGACCGTCGACCCGGCGCTCTACGAGGAGGCGGGGGTCTTCTTCGGCTGA
- a CDS encoding sulfite oxidase-like oxidoreductase, with product MGHPVGRESRQAGQPELPPGQRLQRGWPVTHYGPVPKFRPERWEFAVFGATKSGDKSRWTHPEFTALPYTTVEADLHCVTKFSMLGAEWGGVAATAVLELAPPAAEVSHVMVWAEYGYSANLCLEDFASERTIFATHKDGELLTAEHGFPVRLIVPHLYAWKGPKWVRGIEYMTADRRGFWEERGYHNLGDPWREQRYSYQEEPGDGPEL from the coding sequence ATGGGTCATCCGGTTGGTCGCGAATCTCGGCAGGCAGGGCAGCCGGAGCTTCCGCCGGGGCAGCGGCTCCAGCGCGGCTGGCCCGTCACGCACTACGGTCCGGTGCCCAAGTTCCGCCCGGAGCGCTGGGAGTTCGCCGTCTTCGGCGCCACCAAGAGCGGTGACAAGTCCCGCTGGACACACCCGGAGTTCACCGCGCTGCCCTATACGACCGTCGAGGCGGACCTGCACTGCGTCACGAAGTTCAGCATGCTCGGCGCCGAATGGGGCGGGGTGGCGGCCACCGCGGTCCTGGAACTCGCGCCGCCCGCCGCCGAGGTCAGCCATGTGATGGTCTGGGCCGAGTACGGCTACAGCGCCAATCTCTGCCTCGAGGACTTCGCCTCCGAGCGCACAATCTTCGCCACCCACAAGGACGGTGAGCTGCTCACCGCCGAGCACGGCTTCCCGGTCCGGCTGATCGTGCCGCACCTGTACGCGTGGAAGGGCCCCAAGTGGGTCCGCGGCATCGAGTACATGACCGCGGACCGGCGCGGCTTCTGGGAGGAGCGCGGGTACCACAACCTGGGCGACCCGTGGCGCGAGCAGCGGTACTCGTACCAGGAAGAGCCCGGCGACGGGCCGGAGTTGTAG
- a CDS encoding SRPBCC family protein, which translates to MGMGAGMRIKVRDVHERVVAASADRVGALIDRLSTWEDPVFPVPDWPPLRLDRPLGVGAVGGHGGLEYEVVAYEPGRRIRFDFLPAGTGHHELTVEPLGPDRCRLRHELFAPQGPADWLLWIAAIKPVHEAMVEELFDNAEELATGTLRRGHRRPARAALFGRLAWPRATAAEIPEDATLIRGALGGPESADFHDAWQLELLPGQPVDPEAWTGVLRESFPVLERSGNELLLNVDTAGVHARASLHIDTEKRRVTLNTVARVRGGRLGRLRFRVVALGHPVMARLMLRKEHRRLAFAAPGPVSRERFRIALRKGVPEASSARLTP; encoded by the coding sequence ATGGGGATGGGTGCGGGAATGCGGATCAAGGTCCGCGACGTGCACGAACGGGTCGTCGCGGCGTCGGCGGACCGGGTCGGAGCGCTGATCGACCGGCTGAGCACCTGGGAGGACCCGGTGTTCCCGGTGCCCGACTGGCCCCCGCTGCGGCTCGACCGCCCGCTGGGCGTGGGCGCGGTCGGCGGCCATGGTGGTCTGGAGTACGAGGTCGTGGCGTACGAGCCCGGCCGCCGGATCCGCTTCGACTTCCTGCCCGCGGGCACCGGCCACCACGAGCTGACCGTGGAGCCGCTGGGCCCGGATCGCTGCCGGCTGCGCCACGAGCTGTTCGCCCCGCAGGGCCCGGCCGACTGGCTGCTGTGGATCGCCGCGATCAAGCCCGTGCACGAGGCGATGGTCGAGGAGCTCTTCGACAACGCCGAGGAACTCGCCACCGGCACCCTGCGCCGCGGACACCGCCGCCCGGCACGCGCCGCGCTCTTCGGTCGCCTCGCCTGGCCGCGCGCCACCGCCGCCGAGATCCCCGAGGACGCCACCCTGATCCGCGGCGCCCTCGGTGGGCCGGAGTCCGCCGACTTCCACGACGCCTGGCAACTGGAACTGCTGCCGGGTCAGCCCGTCGACCCCGAGGCGTGGACGGGCGTACTGCGCGAGTCCTTCCCGGTACTCGAACGAAGCGGGAACGAACTCCTGCTGAACGTCGACACAGCAGGAGTCCACGCCCGCGCTTCCCTGCACATCGACACCGAAAAGCGCCGTGTGACTCTCAACACGGTGGCCCGGGTTCGCGGTGGCCGCCTCGGCAGACTCCGCTTCCGGGTGGTCGCTCTCGGGCATCCGGTGATGGCCCGCCTCATGCTCCGCAAGGAGCACCGCAGACTGGCCTTCGCCGCGCCCGGGCCGGTGTCCCGGGAGCGGTTCCGGATAGCCCTGCGGAAGGGCGTTCCGGAGGCGTCCAGTGCCCGTCTCACCCCTTGA
- a CDS encoding deoxyribonuclease IV yields the protein MTEPLSTRPVGGHVPVAGGLAKVGLAYAREIGAEAVQVFVANPRGWATPTGDPRQDALFRESCAERDLPVYVHAPYLINFGSFTEATVERSVESLRHSLRRGRAIGARGVVVHTGSATGGRAREVALRQVRAHLLPLLDELTHEDDPYLLIESTAGQGASLCSRAEDFGPYFAALDAHPMLGLCLDTCHVFAAGHDLAGPDGVHRFLEELTAVTGEGRLRLIHANDSKDVVGAHKDRHENIGRGHIGEDAFRALLAHPATENVPLIIETPGGTSGHAADVELLKKLRDG from the coding sequence GTGACCGAACCCCTCAGCACCCGCCCGGTCGGCGGGCACGTCCCGGTGGCCGGTGGCCTCGCCAAGGTCGGCCTCGCGTACGCGCGGGAGATCGGCGCCGAGGCCGTACAGGTCTTCGTCGCCAATCCGCGCGGCTGGGCTACGCCCACCGGGGACCCGCGTCAGGACGCCCTGTTCCGCGAGTCCTGCGCCGAGCGGGACCTGCCGGTGTACGTACACGCCCCGTACCTGATCAACTTCGGTTCCTTCACCGAGGCGACCGTGGAACGGTCGGTCGAGTCGCTGCGGCACTCGCTGCGACGGGGCCGGGCGATAGGCGCGCGCGGGGTCGTCGTGCACACCGGTTCGGCGACCGGCGGCCGGGCCCGCGAGGTGGCGCTGCGCCAGGTGCGCGCCCATCTGCTGCCGCTGCTCGACGAGTTGACGCACGAGGACGATCCGTACCTTCTGATCGAGTCGACCGCGGGCCAGGGCGCCTCGCTCTGCTCGCGCGCCGAGGACTTCGGCCCCTACTTCGCGGCCCTGGACGCGCACCCGATGCTGGGCCTGTGCCTGGACACCTGCCATGTCTTCGCCGCCGGGCACGACCTCGCGGGGCCGGACGGGGTCCACCGGTTCCTCGAAGAGCTCACCGCCGTGACGGGCGAGGGCAGACTGCGCCTGATCCACGCCAACGACTCCAAGGACGTGGTCGGCGCGCACAAGGACCGGCACGAGAACATCGGCCGCGGCCACATCGGCGAGGACGCCTTCCGGGCACTGCTCGCCCACCCGGCCACCGAGAACGTGCCGCTGATCATCGAGACCCCCGGCGGCACATCCGGCCACGCCGCGGATGTCGAACTCCTGAAGAAGCTCCGGGACGGGTAA
- a CDS encoding anthranilate synthase family protein, with product MDKPNPLNPSNASNASIPSNPLDLLDQLAPGTGPGTPFALLHRRTPGHPADTVEVLRGPVEEYARLADIPVDERPRLALIPFRQIRERGFDVRDDGTPLAVLRADTREEIPLAEALEALPRHEVRVEGGGFDVGDEEYARIVERVLAEEIGSGEGANFVIRRTFRGHLPGFGAADALALFRRLLAGERGAYWTYVVHTGDRTLVGASPEVHVRMSGGTVTMNPISGTYRYPATGPDAEGLLRFLADGKEQEELSMVVDEELKMMCTVGDRGGVVVGPRLKEMAHLAHTEYELRGRSTLDVREVLRETMFAATVTGSPVQNACRVIERHEPLDADGRARGYYAGALALLGADENGAQTLDSPILIRTADIAADGQLRVPVGATLVRGSDPHGEVAETRAKAAAVLAALGAAPRRAEPAGARPVLADDPRVRAALDARRERLAPFWLRMQRAGTELAGRAGTELAGHALVVDAEDTFTAMLAHLLRAGGLTVTVRRYDEPGLPGAALAHRGPLVLGPGPGDPADTRDPKMRLLRSLTADALARHPYGVLGVCLGHELIAAELGLDLVRKAVPFQGAQTRIDLFGRAETVGFYNSFTARCDKARAAALAAEGVEISRDPATDEVHALRGPGFAGVQFHPESVLSVRGEGIVRELMGALVAGADGAARTPGAQPGAQPKKTPASS from the coding sequence ATGGATAAGCCCAATCCGCTCAATCCATCCAATGCATCCAATGCATCCATTCCATCCAATCCGCTCGATCTGCTCGATCAGCTCGCACCCGGCACCGGACCCGGCACCCCGTTCGCCCTGCTGCACCGCCGCACCCCCGGACACCCCGCCGACACCGTCGAGGTGCTGCGCGGCCCCGTCGAGGAGTACGCGCGCCTGGCCGACATCCCCGTCGACGAACGGCCCCGGCTGGCGCTGATCCCGTTCCGCCAGATCCGCGAGCGCGGCTTCGACGTACGCGACGACGGCACACCGCTGGCCGTGCTGCGGGCGGACACCCGCGAGGAGATCCCGCTGGCGGAGGCGCTGGAGGCACTGCCCCGGCACGAAGTGCGGGTCGAGGGCGGCGGGTTCGACGTCGGGGACGAGGAGTACGCGCGGATCGTCGAGCGGGTCCTGGCCGAGGAGATCGGCAGCGGCGAGGGGGCCAACTTCGTCATCCGTCGCACCTTCCGGGGGCACCTGCCGGGCTTCGGGGCGGCGGACGCGCTCGCGCTGTTCCGGCGGCTCCTTGCGGGGGAACGGGGCGCGTACTGGACCTATGTGGTCCACACCGGCGACCGCACGTTGGTCGGCGCGAGCCCCGAGGTGCACGTACGGATGTCCGGCGGCACCGTCACGATGAACCCCATCAGCGGCACCTACCGGTACCCGGCCACCGGGCCCGACGCCGAGGGGCTGCTCCGGTTCCTGGCGGACGGCAAGGAGCAGGAGGAGCTGTCGATGGTCGTCGACGAGGAGCTCAAGATGATGTGCACGGTCGGCGACCGCGGCGGCGTGGTGGTCGGCCCGCGTCTGAAGGAGATGGCCCATCTCGCCCACACCGAGTACGAGTTGAGGGGCCGGTCCACCCTCGATGTGCGCGAGGTGCTGCGCGAGACGATGTTCGCGGCGACCGTCACCGGCTCGCCCGTGCAGAACGCCTGCCGGGTCATCGAGCGCCACGAGCCGCTGGACGCGGACGGCCGGGCCCGGGGCTACTACGCCGGGGCGCTCGCCCTGCTCGGGGCCGACGAGAACGGTGCGCAGACGCTCGACTCCCCCATCCTCATCCGTACCGCCGACATCGCGGCCGACGGACAACTGCGGGTGCCGGTCGGCGCCACACTGGTGCGCGGTTCCGATCCGCACGGCGAGGTCGCCGAGACCCGGGCGAAGGCGGCCGCGGTGCTCGCGGCGCTCGGTGCGGCGCCGCGCCGCGCGGAGCCGGCCGGGGCGCGGCCGGTGCTGGCCGACGACCCCCGGGTACGGGCCGCGCTGGATGCCCGGCGCGAGCGACTGGCCCCGTTCTGGCTGCGAATGCAGCGGGCCGGTACGGAACTTGCCGGGCGGGCCGGTACGGAACTTGCCGGGCACGCGCTGGTGGTGGACGCCGAGGACACCTTCACGGCGATGCTCGCCCATCTGCTGCGGGCGGGCGGTCTGACCGTCACCGTCCGCCGCTACGACGAGCCCGGACTGCCCGGGGCGGCGCTCGCCCACCGGGGTCCGCTCGTCCTCGGCCCTGGCCCCGGCGACCCGGCCGACACGAGGGATCCGAAGATGCGCCTGCTGCGCTCGCTGACCGCCGACGCCCTCGCCCGCCATCCGTACGGGGTGCTCGGCGTCTGTCTCGGCCACGAGCTGATCGCGGCCGAACTCGGCCTGGACCTGGTGCGCAAGGCGGTGCCCTTCCAGGGCGCGCAGACCCGGATCGACCTCTTCGGGCGCGCGGAGACGGTCGGCTTCTACAACAGCTTCACCGCCCGCTGCGACAAGGCCCGCGCCGCCGCGCTCGCCGCCGAGGGGGTCGAGATCTCCCGCGATCCGGCGACCGACGAGGTGCACGCACTGCGCGGCCCGGGCTTCGCCGGGGTGCAGTTCCACCCGGAGTCGGTGCTGTCGGTGCGGGGCGAGGGGATCGTGCGGGAGCTGATGGGCGCGCTTGTCGCCGGGGCCGACGGGGCTGCCCGAACGCCGGGCGCACAGCCGGGCGCTCAGCCGAAGAAGACCCCCGCCTCCTCGTAG